Proteins from one Juglans microcarpa x Juglans regia isolate MS1-56 chromosome 6S, Jm3101_v1.0, whole genome shotgun sequence genomic window:
- the LOC121236512 gene encoding probable galactinol--sucrose galactosyltransferase 2 yields MTITATPSVEDGCLMVGGRVVLTGVPDNVIVSPVSSGRAAFIGATSSTPSSRHVFSLGVLERGFKFLSLFRVKLWWMIPRVGKSGCEIPMETQMLLLEARQVSVLNNETSSDLNTENTYILFLPVLDGQFRTSLQGTPENELQFCIESGDANVLTSQSLEAVFINSGNNPFELITNSVKTLEKHKCTFSHIENKKIPAHLDWFGWCTWDAFYTEVSPQGIKEGLQNFLEGGCSPKFLIIDDGWQETVNEFQKEGEPIIEGIQFAARLVDIKENSKFKSPGSDDSCIDLHDFIDDIKGKFGLKFVYVWHALAGYWGGVLPLSETLKKYNPKIAYPIQSPGNTGNLGDIVMDILEKYGVGFIDPQNIFEFYNDLHGYLASSGVDGVKVDVQNLIETLGSGYGGRVSLTKRYQEALEQSIARNFKDNNLICSMSLNSDTIYSSKKSAVARASEDFMPREPTLQTLHIASVAFNSLLLGEIVVPDWDMFHSKHDTAEFHAAARAIGGCAVYVSDKPGNHDFKILRKLVLPDGSVLRARYAGRPTRDCLFEDPVMDRKSLLKIWNLNKLSGVIGVFNCQGAVNWPLKEAAQETSSVASTSSSISCQVSPQDVEFLEEIAGERWNGDYAIYAFNSGSLSIMPKKGKFEVSLRTLKCEIYTVSPIRGFGNGLLFTPLGLLDMYNSGGAVEALNCTMDLLGCTIKVKGRGCGRFGAYSSTKPRCCVVDMKEEQFTYNADDGLLTVKLQGECKLREIEFDYRGICV; encoded by the exons ATGACGATCACAGCCACGCCGAGCGTCGAGGATGGATGTCTCATGGTCGGGGGAAGGGTGGTGCTGACAGGGGTGCCGGATAATGTTATCGTTTCTCCGGTTAGCTCCGGGCGTGCGGCTTTCATTGGTGCAACTTCATCTACTCCAAGTTCGCGTCATGTTTTCAGTCTTGGTGTTCTTGA GCGTGGATTTAAGTTCTTGTCTCTCTTTAGAGTAAAACTCTGGTGGATGATACCACGAGTTGGAAAATCTGGTTGTGAAATTCCCATGGAAACGCAAATGCTTCTCTTGGAAGCAAGACAAGTATCTGTTCTGAACAATGAGACTTCTTCTGATCTAAATACCGAAAACACCTACATTCTCTTCTTGCCTGTTTTGGATGGCCAATTTAGGACAAGTTTGCAAGGGACTCCTGAAAATGAGCTCCAATTCTGCATTGAAAGCG GAGATGCTAATGTTCTAACCTCCCAATCACTGGAAGCAGTATTCATAAATTCTGGGAATAACCCATTTGAGCTTATCACAAATTCTGTCAA GACACTAGAGAAGCACAAATGTACTTTTAGCCACATCGAAAACAAAAAG ATACCAGCGCATCTGGACTGGTTTGGATGGTGCACTTGGGATGCTTTTTACACTGAAGTCAGTCCTCAGGGGATCAAAGAGGGTCTCCAAAA TTTCTTGGAAGGAGGATGTTCACCTAAATTCCTGATCATTGACGATGGATGGCAAGAGACAGTAAATGAGTTCCAAAAAGAAGGTGAACCAATTATTGAAGGGATACA GTTTGCCGCCAGATTGGTAGATATCAAAGAAAACAGTAAGTTCAAGAGCCCAGGTTCAGATGATTCATGCATTGATCTACATGATTTTATTGATGACATCAAAGGCAAATTTGGGTTAAA ATTTGTTTATGTGTGGCACGCTTTAGCTGGTTATTGGGGAGGCGTGCTTCCCTTgtcagaaacattgaaaaagTACAACCCAAAGATTGCCTATCCAATTCAATCACCTGGTAACACAGGGAACCTCGGAGACATTGTCATGGACATCTTGGAAAAGTATGGAGTTGGGTTTATAGATCCCCAAAACATCTTTGAGTTTTATAATGATCTTCACGGCTATCTTGCAAGCAGTGGTGTGGATGGAGTCAAAGTTGATGTTCAGAATTTGATAGAAACATTAGGTTCTGGGTATGGCGGACGGGTGTCATTGACGAAGCGCTATCAAGAGGCACTTGAGCAATCTATTGCAAGGAACTTTAAAGACAACAACCTAATTTGCAGCATGAGTCTCAACTCAGACACAATCTACAG CTCAAAGAAGAGTGCGGTTGCAAGAGCATCAGAGGATTTCATGCCAAGAGAACCAACATTACAGACATTGCATATTGCATCTGTGGCTTTCAATAGTCTTCTTCTGGGTGAGATTGTGGTGCCAGACTGGGACATGTTTCAT AGCAAACATGATACGGCTGAATTTCATGCTGCAGCAAGAGCCATTGGTGGGTGTGCGGTATATGTAAG CGATAAGCCTGGCAATCATGATTTCAAAATCCTCAGAAAGCTAGTTTTGCCTGATGGTTCAGTCTTAAGAGCTAGATATGCAGGCCGGCCTACTCGAGATTGTTTATTTGAAGACCCAGTTATGGATAGAAAAAG TTTGTTGAAAATATGGAACTTGAATAAGTTATCAGGGGTCATTGGTGTTTTCAATTGCCAAGGAGCAGTTAATTGGCCACTGAAAGAAGCAGCTCAAGAGACATCTAGTGTGGCATCTACTTCTTCATCCATCTCATGTCAAGTTAGTCCCCAAGATGTTGAATTTCTTGAAGAGATAGCAGGTGAAAGGTGGAATGGAGATTACGCTATATATGCCTTTAATTCAG GATCCCTTTCTATCATgccaaagaaaggaaaatttgaGGTGTCCTTGCGAACTCTTAAATGTGAAATATATACCGTCTCACCAATCAGA GGTTTTGGAAATGGTCTTCTTTTCACTCCACTAGGATTGCTTGACATGTACAACTCAGGAGGGGCAGTAGAAGCTCTGAACTGCACCATGGATCTTTTGGGATGCACAATTAAAGTCAAAGGACGAGGCTGTGGCCGGTTTGGAGCCTATTCAAGCACCAAACCGAGGTGTTGTGTGGTGGACATGAAAGAAGAGCAATTCACATACAACGCTGATGATGGATTATTGACAGTTAAACTTCAAGGTGAATGCAAATTAAGAGAGATTGAGTTTGACTATAGAGGCATCTGTGTCTGA